In Tepidimonas taiwanensis, the following are encoded in one genomic region:
- a CDS encoding Hpt domain-containing protein, with the protein MTPLIQRDTLDELLVALGDDFRGIVRLFVEQLDTERAGLDAAWAARDWPRLMRAAHSLKGSSGNMAAVALSEAAARLERAAREQNAVAAEAALADVTRLVPETVRALVAGRYT; encoded by the coding sequence ATGACCCCGCTCATCCAACGTGACACCCTCGACGAGCTGCTCGTCGCGCTGGGTGATGATTTCCGGGGCATCGTGCGCCTGTTCGTCGAACAGCTCGACACGGAGCGGGCCGGACTCGACGCGGCGTGGGCGGCGCGCGACTGGCCGCGGCTGATGCGTGCCGCGCACTCGCTCAAGGGCAGCAGCGGTAACATGGCGGCCGTCGCGCTATCGGAAGCGGCCGCCCGGCTGGAGCGGGCGGCGCGCGAACAAAACGCCGTGGCCGCGGAGGCGGCGCTCGCCGACGTCACCCGCCTCGTCCCCGAGACCGTTCGCGCCCTCGTCGCGGGGCGCTACACCTGA
- the smc gene encoding chromosome segregation protein SMC: MRLQTIKLSGFKSFAEPTVLHLPGQRVGVVGPNGCGKSNIMDAVRWVLGESKASELRGESMQDVIFNGTTTRKPAQRASVELVFDNSARRAGGPWNQYAEISVKRVLTRDGTSSYYINQQPVRRRDVQDVFLGTGLGPRAYAIIGQGTISRIIESRPEELRLFLEEAAGVSKYKERRRETANRLADTRENLTRVEDILRELNGQLERLEQQAAVARRYHELQSIATRRQHQLWWLKREEARAQLEQVRSDGTQAVNALQERMAELRRAEADLEAIRQAHYDAGEEVNRAQGQWYAVGAEVARLEAEIRFAVEGRQRAEQRLAALVQQLADWETQAATAQQEQAALDEQAVALAEHAEILAARVAEETERLPSLEDGWRQAQARVQQQRQQVAEVQRAIGVLAAEQRALDEQARQLQQRRERLRAERHTVAAPDESRLQHWRAERDAAREALAAAEARLAEGEATLPAAEAERREAQQAERAEAQRLGETQARLQALRALQEKVQTDERLRPWLQRHGLEGLAALWTRLDTEPGWEAALEAALRERLQALPAGRLDALRALERDAPPAKLAFYAPPAGGVPSAMAAPEGLVPLVQRLRVHDAPLHALLSDWLHGCLGADDLDTALRLRERLGPGQRCYTPAGHSVGAHDIAFYAADDAQAGLLARAHEIEQLERAVRAQGLLVEEAHARAQRADAQCHAIGQQLQQARRDVADARQRLHAAEVEVLKGEQAAEHSRRHQARLDQDLAEVDAALEDVEARRVEAEARFEALDLQLADTQEQLAHLEDAAAAAERELAQAREQARAAEREAQEAAFAQRAVAQRHAEWQRQAQTAHEQMARLRDERARLEQELAQHTDPVAREALQVALAERQRCEEALAAARSRYDELTARLRAADEQRLRIERELEPLRTRITEFQLKEQAAQLALDQYGQWLADAGADPDEVGRTVEADGVRLQGLQGEIDRLQREITALGAVNLAALEELTAARERQQFLHSQSQDLQQAIQTLEDAIRKIDAETRALLAQTFETVNGHFGRMFPELFGGGQARLIMTGEEILDAGVQVMAQPPGKKNQTIHLLSGGEKALTAIALVFAIFQLNPAPFCLLDEVDAPLDDANTERYAQLVTRMSRDTQFLFISHNRIAMAMAEQLIGVTMQEQGVSRVVAVDLAAATSMMENAAP, translated from the coding sequence GTGCGCCTGCAGACCATCAAACTTTCTGGATTCAAATCGTTTGCCGAGCCCACGGTTCTGCACTTGCCGGGGCAGCGCGTGGGTGTTGTCGGCCCCAACGGTTGCGGCAAGTCCAACATCATGGACGCCGTGCGTTGGGTGCTGGGCGAGTCCAAGGCCAGCGAGCTGCGCGGCGAGTCGATGCAGGACGTGATCTTCAACGGCACGACGACGCGCAAGCCCGCCCAGCGGGCGAGCGTGGAGCTGGTGTTCGACAACAGCGCGCGGCGCGCCGGGGGGCCGTGGAACCAGTACGCCGAGATTTCCGTCAAGCGCGTGCTGACACGCGACGGCACGAGCAGCTACTACATCAACCAGCAGCCGGTGCGCCGGCGCGATGTGCAGGACGTCTTTCTCGGCACGGGGCTGGGGCCGCGCGCCTACGCGATCATCGGGCAGGGCACGATCAGCCGCATCATCGAGAGCCGCCCGGAGGAGCTGCGCCTCTTTCTGGAAGAGGCCGCGGGCGTCTCCAAATACAAGGAGCGGCGCCGCGAGACGGCCAACCGGCTCGCCGACACGCGCGAGAACCTGACCCGCGTCGAGGACATCCTGCGCGAGCTCAACGGCCAGCTGGAGCGGCTGGAGCAGCAGGCCGCCGTGGCGCGGCGCTATCACGAGCTGCAGTCGATCGCGACGCGTCGCCAGCACCAGCTCTGGTGGCTCAAGCGCGAGGAGGCCCGCGCGCAGCTCGAACAGGTGCGCTCCGACGGCACGCAGGCCGTCAACGCCCTGCAGGAACGCATGGCCGAGCTGCGCCGCGCCGAGGCCGATCTGGAGGCGATTCGCCAGGCGCACTACGACGCAGGCGAGGAAGTCAACCGCGCGCAGGGCCAGTGGTACGCGGTCGGTGCTGAGGTCGCGCGGCTGGAGGCCGAGATCCGCTTCGCCGTCGAGGGGCGCCAGCGCGCCGAGCAGCGCCTCGCGGCGCTGGTGCAACAGCTTGCCGATTGGGAAACGCAGGCCGCCACGGCGCAGCAGGAACAGGCGGCGCTGGACGAGCAGGCGGTGGCACTGGCGGAGCATGCCGAGATCCTGGCCGCCCGCGTCGCCGAGGAGACCGAGCGGCTGCCGTCGCTGGAGGACGGCTGGCGGCAGGCGCAGGCGCGCGTGCAGCAGCAGCGGCAGCAGGTGGCTGAGGTGCAGCGCGCGATCGGTGTGCTGGCCGCCGAGCAGCGCGCACTGGACGAGCAGGCGCGCCAGCTGCAGCAGCGGCGCGAGCGGCTGCGCGCCGAACGCCACACGGTGGCCGCGCCGGACGAATCCCGCCTGCAGCACTGGCGCGCGGAGCGCGACGCGGCGCGGGAGGCGCTCGCCGCCGCCGAGGCGCGTCTGGCCGAGGGCGAGGCCACGCTGCCCGCTGCGGAGGCCGAGCGCCGCGAGGCGCAGCAGGCCGAGCGGGCCGAGGCGCAGCGGCTGGGCGAAACCCAGGCACGGCTGCAGGCCCTGCGCGCGCTGCAGGAAAAGGTGCAAACCGATGAGCGGCTGCGGCCCTGGCTGCAGCGCCACGGGTTGGAGGGGCTGGCCGCGCTGTGGACCCGGCTGGACACCGAGCCGGGGTGGGAGGCGGCGCTCGAGGCTGCGTTGCGTGAGCGTCTGCAAGCATTGCCGGCGGGGCGGCTGGATGCCCTGCGCGCGTTGGAGCGCGACGCGCCGCCCGCGAAACTGGCGTTCTACGCACCGCCCGCCGGTGGCGTGCCGTCGGCGATGGCCGCGCCGGAAGGCCTCGTGCCGCTGGTGCAGCGCCTGCGCGTTCACGACGCGCCGCTGCACGCGCTGCTGTCCGACTGGCTGCACGGTTGCCTGGGCGCGGACGATCTGGACACCGCGTTGCGCCTGCGCGAACGTCTCGGGCCCGGGCAGCGCTGCTACACCCCGGCCGGTCACAGCGTCGGGGCGCACGACATCGCGTTCTATGCCGCGGACGACGCGCAGGCCGGGCTGCTCGCCCGGGCGCACGAGATCGAGCAGCTCGAGCGCGCCGTACGCGCGCAGGGCTTGCTGGTCGAGGAAGCGCACGCCCGCGCGCAGCGCGCCGACGCCCAGTGCCACGCGATCGGGCAGCAGTTGCAACAGGCGCGGCGCGACGTGGCCGATGCGCGGCAGCGCCTGCACGCGGCCGAGGTCGAGGTGCTCAAGGGCGAGCAGGCGGCCGAGCACTCGCGCCGCCATCAGGCACGTCTCGACCAGGACCTGGCCGAGGTGGACGCGGCGCTGGAGGACGTCGAAGCGCGGCGCGTCGAGGCGGAGGCGCGCTTCGAGGCGCTCGACCTGCAGTTGGCCGACACACAGGAGCAGCTCGCCCACCTCGAAGACGCCGCGGCGGCCGCCGAGCGCGAGCTCGCCCAGGCGCGCGAGCAGGCGCGGGCGGCCGAGCGCGAGGCGCAGGAGGCTGCCTTCGCGCAGCGCGCCGTGGCGCAGCGGCATGCCGAGTGGCAGCGCCAGGCGCAGACGGCGCACGAGCAGATGGCCCGCCTGCGCGACGAGCGCGCGCGGCTGGAGCAGGAGCTCGCGCAACACACCGACCCCGTGGCACGCGAGGCGCTGCAGGTGGCGCTGGCCGAGCGCCAGCGCTGCGAGGAAGCGCTCGCCGCCGCGCGCAGCCGCTATGACGAGCTCACGGCCCGCCTGCGCGCGGCAGACGAGCAGCGCCTGCGCATCGAGCGCGAGCTGGAGCCGCTGCGCACTCGCATCACGGAGTTTCAGCTCAAGGAGCAGGCGGCGCAGCTCGCGCTCGACCAGTATGGCCAGTGGCTGGCCGACGCCGGCGCCGATCCCGACGAGGTGGGCCGCACGGTCGAGGCCGATGGCGTGCGCCTGCAGGGGCTGCAGGGTGAGATCGACCGCCTGCAGCGCGAGATCACGGCGCTGGGCGCGGTCAACCTCGCGGCGCTGGAGGAGCTCACCGCCGCGCGCGAGCGCCAGCAGTTCCTGCACAGCCAGTCGCAGGACCTGCAACAGGCCATCCAGACGCTGGAGGATGCCATCCGCAAGATCGATGCGGAAACGCGCGCCCTGCTGGCGCAGACCTTCGAGACCGTCAACGGCCACTTCGGCCGCATGTTTCCGGAGCTGTTCGGCGGCGGGCAGGCGCGGCTCATCATGACCGGTGAGGAAATCCTCGACGCCGGCGTGCAGGTGATGGCGCAGCCGCCGGGCAAGAAAAACCAGACCATCCACCTGCTCTCGGGTGGCGAGAAGGCGCTCACTGCGATCGCGCTGGTGTTTGCGATCTTCCAGCTCAACCCGGCGCCGTTCTGCCTGCTCGACGAGGTGGACGCGCCGCTCGACGACGCCAACACCGAGCGCTACGCGCAGCTCGTCACGCGCATGAGCCGCGACACGCAGTTCCTCTTCATCAGCCACAACCGCATCGCGATGGCGATGGCCGAACAGCTCATCGGCGTGACGATGCAGGAGCAGGGGGTTTCGCGCGTGGTCGCCGTCGACCTCGCGGCGGCCACGTCGATGATGGAGAATGCGGCGCCATGA